The genomic interval tatctgaaattaattatggcaaatatgcgttgcggggcaatgaatgtctgtgttttgacacagttttgtctttcggaaacctttgtcctccctttttttcgaacaaaacggggactatgcaacactgtggcatgcacgatatttttatggtacggttttaagttgtattaaatatgattttaatctaaactttgttttcacgcccgtaataacagactttgaaagccatacttaaaaacctcacgcaacagtgcgccatctagtgagacaaaaaacgatagccctcattggcgcattcagttatttaataaatgacAGACGTGACAACAATATCAAAGTTCTCAAACGGACCCTCAACGGATCTCACAATACTAGCACCAATAGTAccacaaaaacatttatttatgatCTGTTCTTCGAGACGGAAGGTCAAGGAATGCCAGATGGCAAATATGGAACTCCTGACCGGCGATGACAAATCAAGGAATCACGATTATTGTCACAAAAAgttgataaattaaaaataagcgaTATAATCTTCCATACGCATATATTTGTTCACGTTTCTATTTGGTTGGGTCAATAACTCTTTGGTGGTATGTatggtaggtaataaataatgtgCAAACACCGCAAACACATTCTCTAAATATCACTATCACGAGCGAAATTGACATTTTCCCGGACAGAAAGCAGTTTAGTCTTTATTCCTTGACTTACAAAATTTACGCTTACGAAATCTTTCTAAGCCCAAATAGGTTTTTGTGATGTGGTGAGGTACCTAGCGAATAGAATGAGACAAAGTTATTTTCACATAAACAATATTTGTATACATATAGACGTGTTTTCTACAGACTTATACAcagttttatgatttaaattcgggttttgttccgcgtaccttgattttagaaatatcgagcttctctaaaatcaaggtacgcggacaAAAACCcatatttaaatcataaaattagtaatgactgCGATAGTCCAAAACATTGTGTTATACACAGGTACTTATTACTTAGTGTAGGTATCTGTTATCTAGAAACATGAAATGAACACCAAAAAGTTTATCGGCCCCATACAGTTGTGACATTAATCCTTCAATAATTCAGGATGAGTAAgggattaagattggttttttggaatctttttgtattttttatttcaattccaaatttttacttttacggtcatcccgtaaaacctaaattgaaaatacaaatattatatattgatgcttaagtggctaaataagaaacaaacaagctgagatatgtggtgcataggggaaattcgtgtctgtgccgttgaccaacagtggtgtagcggtatagcacgcggtacggaatatcgaggacctgggttcgatttccagtgttggtcttatttttctggtttttctgtgcatctatatttcagtttgtattttcaatttgagtaagggatatttatttatattagttaGGTGCTGCCATcagattttatattttgttaatgtTTGTTCCTCTGTtggttttataacaataaacTGGTAAATTTAAGtagtacttttattttattatcacgTTCAAGTTCAAGCAAAAGCTTAGGGCTGTTTGTAAATTACGTACAATATATAAGCTCTATCATAGATATCATGCAAAATTGATGGCATTACCTTTTCTCCATTTTGTGATCTACGCAATAAATACACAGCCCTTGGCAACTTAGTAATCTGATTTTTGTACTTCCTAGCAAACTAAAGACCAAAGACAGATTActactaaaataaatgtttatttacagTTTACCGtgagaaattactatttttatatatcttttaaaatagtttcaattattaaaaGCTATTTCTAAACATTAAACTATTTACAAATAGCTTCATTAATcatgtaatatatattttttgcctttCCAATGGTTTTTTTAGGTCGAGAGATGCACTTGCgtaatttacactttaaaaatataatttatagctCCGCTGTACTCCGAGCCGATCACAAGTCGGCGAAAGAGACTCAAAGGATAGTAAGGTATAAATATCTTTCTCACTCAGACGCATATCTGCGTCTCTTTCGCCGGCCGCGGTCCCGGAGTGCAGCGGCGTCATTAAAGTACGCGAGGGAGACTCCGGCACGTCGCACGCACACAGACTTAACTAACGTCACTCCGCACGATTCCACAACAACACTCACACAGACAAAAATAGATTTTAGATCATGCCATTCTTTAAAATCACAGGTTCGTCCGTCTGATTATCAAAAACAATAACTTactatacaaaattaattaaaattaccactcgttttttttataagtttaagGGTCGTATAAGTGATTGTCGTCGGCGTGGTCGTCCAGAAGTCACCTCACGCCCTCCCCAAGCAGTAGTTCTGGTTGCTCCTCCAACACCAGGTTCTGATTGTTCGTGTTCTCTTCAGAGCTGCCGTCCTTACTGGCGTCGTTGTCTATCCTGTACAGTATGTCGTGGCACAGCGGACACCGGTCCTGGACGTACAACCACTTCCGTAGACACACACCGTGGAAGTAGTGATTGCAACGCGTGATCTTTGCAGAGTGCATCTCTTGGTAGCAGATCGCGCAGACGTCGTCCAGTGTGTCCAACTGGTCGGCCGACGCCTCTCGGAGCGAGTTGATCTTATTCACGGCCGTCCGGCGCTTCATGAACACTGACCAGCCAGCGCGCGCCTCGCACCAGATGTTAAAGTAGGCGTGTATGCACATCATCACCGCACGGATCGCCCCTCCGGACTCGAACAACAGAATCCAAGCACCGTTGAAGAACAAGAATATACCGAAACAAAACTCGATCGTGTTCCCGAATGCTCGGATGTAGTACACGTAATCGTCCAACTGCTCCCAGAATGTACTTCTATAGGCGTCAATTAAGAATAATGAGTATATCATCAGACTCACCACCACTTTAACTATAACCTCTATGCTAAAAGCGCTCACGGCCAGCAGCCAGGTCGATATTGTGTGTTGCGACCACAGGTATACCAGCAACGATATCGGGAATATGATGAGGAACGCACAGACACCGAGCGCCCGGACGTGTCTATGCGTGCTCGGATTGTGCGACGCGCTCAGAGACATCAGCATAGGATTCACAATGTTATGCAAAAAGTGTAATAGCGCCGTGAATAACAGGCAGAAATTCCTGCACAACCTTATAAACCTCTTCTCTGGATTGAGGGAAGTCAATCCCGTCTGCAGAGCCAATATGTAGAAAAGTATCGCCGATACCGTCCCTATACTCTTGTCCTCCTCTTCGTCCGTCAAAAGGATCCACTGGAAAAAGTTACCGATGTAGTGGCAGAAAAATGAGATCACAGAGGTCATGCCGAGAACTGCCGTAATGGTCTCGCATCCCGTGACTAGCAATGACTTGGCCATGGAGGCAAGCGACTGCACGGCTAGTAGGGTGGAGACTCTTAAGCCTTCTTCGATGTCGTCGTCATAACTGTCCATTAGCAGGAGTATCGCGTGTTCGGCCACTCGGAGGACCCAGAACACTCGCAAAACACATGGGACGTTGAGGCGCATCCATTCAGTTTCTACGAGCGCTGAAAGTCCGTAGTTGCTCACGAAAAGTCTCCCATACTGGTACCCAGCGTATATGACATGTATGACATTATCGGCTGAAGACCAAAGTACGTATTTGACGAGAAAGAGCGGTAGCAACGTAGAGAAAACCGGTGAGTGGTGCAAGAGATTAGGCGGGACCGGTAACATCGCCAAAAACGAAGGTGCCATGAAGCTGACAGGGAGCAGCTTCTGTATCGGGGGATTTCTCGGTCCAAGATGTACATTTTTGAACAACAATGCAAGAGTGAACTGTATAGCGAAGTTTTGGATAACTAGTATGCTGGGTCCATCGAGATCGAGTAGGTTTTTAGTATTTAAGTTGAGAATGTCTTCAAGGATGCTGGAGGAGTGGTGAGGTGAGTCGGCCGCCAGGGTGAGGGCTTGGATCTGCTTGATGGCGGAGACGTTGGTCCAGTATGAGACGAAGACCAGCCCGACGGACATGAGGTACAGGTACACGATGAGTAGGTGCTTCGTGTACAGCACGAATATGCAAAGTGCTGACATACATCCTGgaaagagagaaaataaaatgattaaacattttatgattttataataaaatttctttAACTTGTTATACCTACACGCAATTAGCTTTTGCCGGGGGCCAATCTTGtgggaacaatgcaattttccgagataaaaactatcccatgtccttcccaggAATCCCAGGGTCTCTACTACCTATCTCTAAcctaaatttcataaaaaaaggttcagcggtttaaagtGTGAAGAGGTTACCGACAGTGTATTGTTgtagtttaatttattaaactaACACACATGTAAATGAAAATTAGTCCAAAGTTCGTTCACCTGTTACAGTTGCTTGCTGTTAATGTGTGAGGTATTTTACCCCAGTTGTAGTTTATTCAAGTTAAAACAGTataacaattaaatattaaccgtgaaaaaaaaaacgataatttTAGTAAAGGAATGTTTGCATTAGCATTCCACAAACAACATACGGAACATTCGAATAAGAGACCAATGTAAGACACtttttcaaatgtaaaaaaaaaaccgcaaagCTGAGTGAGTACGTAAATAATGACGTGACGAAACTCAAGCGCACCTTTGCCCCGAAAACAGCAGCGTCATGAGTACGCTTCAAAATTTACATCGGTCTGATTAATATCTGAAAATTTATAtcggatatatattttttatgttaaatgtaTAGGTGTGCAGTCCTGACGGTTCCAAAGGAGGACCACCGCAGTCCGCAAGGGCGGCATTATGCTGACCGTtatacgtatttttatttgtttatgtcacgaataaatgttgtCTTTCTCTCTTTAAATTATTTCGAGTGAAAGGAAAGGCTATTTCGAACAGAAATACAATATCCGATAAGTAAGCGATTGAGATTGAGAGAAATCGCGTGAGCATTGCCGGCCTTTAATTCGTTCAAGAATTACAGATTGTAGGTACTAAGGTAAGGTATGTTTCGTTTACTTGTCttataatatcagaattactTCAATATAGTATTTCTGGTGTACTCAGCAAGTGGTAATTTTTAGCAGTCAATAATGAAAGCTCCTGAGTTTCCTGACTAAAAGTCGACATTCAAAAGACAAAAGATATATTCGTTATTGATTAGTCAACCATCAAcgacatatatatttatgtatatttaactagctgttgcccgcgactcgcTATCTGAaaggaattcgtttatccctatccttctttttaaatttttcaacgAACAAAAACTTTCTTGACTTCATAATAACCAAAACATCATAATAACAAAaaccgttcagtagtttttggaTCACCGCAAACATACGGAAAGATAGACGCGGCGGGGACTTTGTTTCATACTATATATTGATGAAGCGACGATTCGCGCAATATTCAACTTTGGCCTTAGCAAACTGCTTGAGTGCTGATGAGTTGTATGTTGAAAAGGTTACATTCTGATTGTTTTTTAAGCTGctgtaatattaaaaatatatatttttatgaataagtgaATAATTCAATCACAGTACCGTACCATAGTTCTTTTAAGTCGCTAAATTCTTGACAAAGTGGGCATGGTGGTTAAGGAACGGTAGCGAACCTTCAtgtcatgacgactttcttgggagtGGGAAAAACTGTGGTAGTTTTCCTTTGCCCACTCGCAGTGATGGACTATTCTCTACCTGCAGTGCTAGAACCCCGAGTTCGTAATTGGCAATAGAGTGAACTCTCACAACAGGGGTCTGAGAAATCTTCGTCGCCTTTCACAGCACCCACCATGTATGCAGCACAGAGCATTGTTAATAcgcatattaaaataaaattatcatgtaTTATCAGTACCTAAGTCTCCATCTTCGACTCTTGCTTAAAAAGCGTGAATTCACAACCGCATTCGTTGACCACGAAagtaacagcagggctactacgaaactcgaaactcgaagttcgggtcatgcgatccctctcgctctcgtattaaatagtgccagagggaccgcacgacacgaacttcgagtttcgagtttcatagtagcccagCAGGTCGGCTTCGCGCCGCTGTGATAGTGGTGATAAGCGAGGCCAAACATCAACAATACCGCAGCGTAACCGCGAGCTTCGGGTAGATAACGAACAGGATGTACATGTAATACATGTAATGTAccttcagccaaatatgtggtcgaccatcctaaagttgataatcgtttgcatgtcatataacaataatgccaatagacgtgtctgtcagcttgaaagttcgactttagagaCATATtagtttgataggaacttgtttaaaaattgatagaccacttatttggctgatggtacattaaaCAACAACGGAAGACGACGGAAGGGAAGTTACTAAGGGTAGGAAGTGAGGGAAGAGAATTTTCCCTCGCACGACTAAactttttgggaattttctagtAAATATAGGCTTCGCTCAATGAGCGAAGGTGCCCCTTAGTCCTTTAAAACATTGGGCGGTCCCCCACCGTACCGTATGGTACCGTATCCTACCCCAACACCGCTActgtgtatacatacatatttatgtcGTTGACCGTACATAAACCGACAAGTATGGAGTGCGACGAACTTGGAATCCGACGAGTTTGGAATCCAACAAACTTGGGACTCTGACGAAGAAGGAACCAATCATCAGGTGAAGGTCTTCGAGCACAACGACAGCTCAGGGTCGGTTAAAAGGAGCAGAGTTGTTTATCCACCCGCTCAAGTTTGACTGGGCTAACAATTTTCGCTCTTTTATACTCCAAGTGccggctaagcaccagcagatgtttcTGCACTCTGACTTTTGGCCGGAAGGTGTGATGGTCTTTTTAGGGGAAGAAGGATAAAAGAACTAAGCAGttgattaatttttatcttttattctgatactagccgttacctcgACTCCCTCCTGAGAGAATCTAGTATCTATTAAGATTTAGACAACACACAGTTCTGTGTGCTAAACGAAGAGTGACTTTATTGAGAATAAAGAAAGCTGTATACAGTAGTAGTTCATTCGTGTCTTCCATTCACCATAGCTAATATCTActtatattttcgatatcatAAACAACACCCCACTATATCAAAATATCCAAGCATTAtcaaaaactaaactactttgGCACTAGCCCcaacataaacataaacctaTAATGTTTAGTTGCACTAAGACTTTTAGTCAGCAGATCCGCAGGCATATCTGCTGTGGGCAAGTACAAAGTCTGAACTAACTTGTCAGCTACACTTTCCCTACAAAAATGGTAACGCACATCTATGTGCTTAGACCGCTTATGAAAGACAGGATTCGCCAGCAACTTCTGAGCACTTTGGTTGTCATTGTACAGAACAACAGCATACATGTGACCAGTTATTTCAAATTGTAAGTTTCTCAAATAAATTGCTTCTTTACAGGCTCAGAGATACCCATGTACTCAGCTCAGTACTGGACATGCAActgtttttttgctttttactcTCCCATGAGATAGCACCTCCAGACAACATAAAATTAAACCCTGTATAAGACCTCCTGTCTCCTACATTATGTGCCCAGTCAGCATCAACAAAGCCTTCAATTTCTGCTTTTCCATCTTTACTGTATTTCAAACAATAATGCTTTGTCTTTTTCAAATATCTAAGAATCCTCTTAGCATAGCACAAATGTTGCTCATTATATGAGTTATTAAACTGACTCATATAAGACAGAGCATACATTATGTCGGGCCTGGTCAATACTGCCAAATACATAAGGCTGCCTATCAGCTGCTGATAAGGAAATTCGCTTTTGCAATCGCTAGcttttctaaatttaatttctcCTCCATAGGAGTCTCAGCAACTTTGCTCTCAGTCATATTGAACCTATGCAACAATTGATCAATATAACTTTCCTGATCCAATGTTATTACATTATTCTGTTTATCAATGTTAACATTCATACCTAGGCACTGTTTGACCTGTCCTAGATCTTTTAGCTTGAACTGAGAAGAAAGTTCCTGCTTTATTCGCTTTGTTTCCTGCTCATCATTGgaaaacaagaaaaatcatCGACATATAAAGCTATTATAGTCTTCAAACCATTACTACTGTTAACATACAAACAGGGTTCTAGTTTTGACTTGATATATCCACTCTGAACTAAACAATCATCTACCCTCCTGTACCATGCCCTTGAGGATTGCTTTAGGCCATAAATGGCACGCTTCAACTTAAGCACCTTGCCATCAGTATTACCACCAACAAAACCCTCAGGAATCTGCATGTAAATTGTTTCCTCAAGAAAACCGTTCAGGAAAGCAGTTGTTACATCTAAATGTGAGATATCAAACCCTAATCGCACAGCCAATGCAAATAAAAGTCTTAAAGTTGTGTATCTTACCACGGGCGAGAAGGTCTCCTCATAGTCCACACCCAGCTTTTGTGTAAAGCCCTTGGCCACTAACCTTGCTCGGTAACGCACATGGTTTTCACTATCATACTTCTTCTTAAGTACCCATTTGCATTTCACAATGCTAGCCTTATCTGGAACACTGACAAGTTCCCAAGCATCATTTTCTTCAAAGCTTTTCAACTCATCTGTCATTGCTTGCTTCCAGTGCGCTTTCTCTGGTCCTTGTAAAGCTTCTTGCAATGATAGCCCGCTAGCATCATCTATCTTGTCTGCTATGCAAATATTTGTAATGCCATATCTTTCTGGTGGACGTCTTTCTCTCTGTGGTCTTATCTTTATCGGAGTACTTGTGTTTTCTGATGTGTCAGCTGTCTCAAATTCAGTAAATTGGTCTCCTGATGAGTCTACCAGAGTACTGGACTGGTCTTCATAGTCATCCCCCACTGAATCTCGACTTATCTCCAACTCTTCTTTCTGATTTCCATTGGAGTCTGTCTTCTCCTGAACCTCAATAACACAATCAGAGTCATTAGTCTTCTCCATGATTATCACATCTCTGCTAATAAAGATAGATCTGGTTTCCAGGTCAAATACGCGATATCCTTTGACATTCTCTGGATAACCCAACAAGATACATTGACGAGACTTCTTGTCCCACTTGTGTCTCTTCTCCTTGGCAACATGTACCATCACTGTACTACCGAAGATTCTTAAGTGACTCAGATCTGGCTTGGTGTTGGTCCACACTTCATATGGTGTCTTTCCGTTTAATCCTGCTGCCACAGTTCTGTTCCGCAGGTAGACCGCAGTGTTCGCAGCCTCTGCCCAGAATTCCAAGCTTAAACCACCATCATACAGCAAGCATCGTGCCTTCTCAACCACTGATCTGTTCAATCTTTCGCATAAGCCGTTCTGTTCAGGACTGTAATTATTACTCCTCTGATGAATGATTCCACTCTCTTTCAGATAATCATCAAACTGGTTATTACAGAACTCCCGGCCATTGTCACTTCTTAAGATCTTAATCTTCTTGCCAAGCTGGTTTTCAACTTTTGCTTTGAATTCCTTGAAACACTTCAGAGCTTCACTCTTATtcttaatgaaaaatataaatgccATACGACTGAAATCATCGACAAACAACAGGTAGTATCTTGATCCCCCGATGGATTCAACTTCCATGGGTCCACAAATGTCAGTGTGCACTATATTCAGCAGTGTATCACTTCTGTTGCCTTCATTGGGAAAAGGCAAGCGACATTGTTTCCCTTCACAACATACCTTGCATGGTGCCTTGCTTATATGGTCCACCTTTCCTTGTAGGTTAAATCCTTCCACTGCATTCTGCATTTTGTTCATATAAGCACTATTTACATGCCCCAGGCGGCGATGCCAGGTGTCAGCAGACGCGGCCATGGCAACAGTCGTATTTTCTGGCATGTTCAACTTGTAAACTCCATTCATCAATGAAGCTGTTGCAACAAGATCTCCCTTCTTGTTAAAAATCTTACAACTTTCATCATTGAACTCCACTTTGTTACCCTTGTTAATCAACTGACTTACTGATAACAAGTTTGTGGTTATATTCGGAACACACAATACGTCTTGAACAACGATGTCGTATTCGCTGTTGCTTCCTATTGTAGCAATCTGCACATCACCACTGCACAACACAGGAACGCTTTCCTTGTTTGCGACAACAATCTCCCGAATGGCCGGCTCATATGAACCATTTTTAATCCAACTTTCGTTAGCTGTCAGGTGAGCACTAGCTCCAGAATCGACATACCAGtcgtttttcttaaaattgccACTCAAAAACACAGCACTGAATGCATTTGACGGTTTTCGCGTACTTTTCTTTAACGCCGAAGAACTATTTTCAACATTAGGACACTGATTGCGGTAATGCCCGGCTTGTTTACATCGAAAACATTTGACATTTTTCGAATTTGACATTGACGAATTGCCGCCATCATGCTTTTCGCCATAGACTTTCATTTTGTTCTTCTTATGTTGGTAATGCGAACTGGCAAATGCGCTTTCAATTTCATTCGTTCCGTTctcgttcaaattcaaatttgaatttttttcttcCATGTCAagaagttttgttttaatggAGTCCGCCGAAATAGAAATCCCTGAATGCTCGATCGCCATGATCATAGGGGAATATTTCTCTGGCAATCCCGCTAATAAAAGCGAGCCAATCCATTCATCACTGATGTTAAAACCCGTTCTGCTCAATTTCTGGCCATTTTCTACAACATGAGTCACGTATGCCGTCATAGAACTGCAATTTTCGAGTCGTATCGAAATAAGATTTCGTAGTAGCGTAATCTTTCTTGCATAGCCGGaatcatcaaataaatttttgagTCTGTTCCATAATTGAGTCGTAGTTTTCACATCTTTGACATGAACAAATAAAGACGAATCGATAGTTAAAATCAACTTCGCTCTGGTTTTTTGATCTGCCGCAATTTCCTCTTTGTTAGGCTCTTCATCAATGAATTTTTGCACGCCCTCCAATACTAGGAAATTCTCTGCTGCGAAAACCCATTCGCTATAGTTGGCACGGCCCAATAACTTCGGCACGTTCGCAACATAATTAGCCGACATCTTCGTTATTCTGTCACAGATTACACACGAAAAACACAATTTTCGAACTAGTAATCTAATTCTTGACTAGCACTGAAATTACTTTACGGAGCATGGGTAGCCCATAACCTGAGAGAAATCTAGTATCTATTAAGATTTAGACAAACACACAGTTCTGCTGCTAAACGAAGAGTGACTTTATTGAGACATAAGAAAGCTGTATACAAGTAGTTCATTCGGTCTTCCATTCACCATAGCTAATATCTACTTATTTTGATATCATAAACAACacctccgcgtagaattcggttatcgctatcctgcgggaactatgcaattttccgggataacagctatcctatgtccttctccgggactcaagctatctgtatactgaatttaatctaaatcggttcagcggtttagacgtgatgaagtaacaaacaaacaaacagacttacaaactttagcatttattatattagaggGATTGTATTATTAACTAGATTTTCGCGGCATCGCACGCATAACCATAAGATCCGGCAGTTAATATGAAATCCCcggattttatttaaatacttaggtATCTATAGGAATTCCCAAAGAATACTATTCCCATTCATTAATGTGTTCATTTAAAACCATACATGCttagcaagttaaataaaagcttgtaaaagccCGAGATATCAGATAGCACCTCTTTAAAACCCCAATGATACTGCCATTCTCGCGAATTGTGCATCTTAAACTCTCGCAAGCGCGATGAGTGTGGGCGAAGTAGGTCGCCTTTCATATCGCACTCGGGGAAGACGCTTAGTTGCGACATTCCTAGTAATGGTAAAACTCGATAGATCAATGACCAGACGCAGCGTAAGTATAATTAAACAGAGTATACATACATGTATAAGGACGAGCGATAATAAACCGCgttaaggcgcggccacatgcaaatcgctcgacgctcgtttccaacgtcaaatctggtcacgtgacatttagcgataaagctgaaaatgttgagctttatcgctgaaaaaaaaaaaccattaaatttcggcaaaaacactgttatttttttaatttactccaatttatttgatttaccactgccacgaccgttactaaatgagattaagaaataagcatccaagaccaagatcattcctgcaagcagccatcttgtcgctgctgctcgacgcggctacttgacgctacttttttgagtcgcgggaaattcaaaaccacattcaaaatggggtcacgtgaccagatttatcgctgcaaacgagcgacgagcgactgcatgtggccgcagcTTTAGCATGTTCAAGTTCATGGTTACCTTTCTGTGTCGTTTGTCGATAAACGCTTCCTTTATTTGAATGGTTTCGTTTGTAAGAGACAACCAAGCCTTACGAACTACGCAGTGCAAAACTCGCacttcgtatcatgccgtcccgctgacgcttatgttatttaatacgagagagagtgggagggacggtacgatacgaacttcgattttctaatttcgtagcagccccgCAGAGCTTACGAGACGTAGATAACGTAAaggtgctgataaacttgagcattcacttTAACAGAAAACAGAACATCGAGCATTCGCCTTTTTGAATTTGTCGAACCGAACAACTAATCCGTACATAGAGCCAAACATTGCTacgaacattttttttctgagACTTGCTGTTAGCCTACATTAGCCGAACATTGACACGATCATTCTAGAGAAGGTTCTAGTAAATGCTTGTCAAAATTGTCATTATTCACGATAATGACGGACGGATGCGCGGCAAAAGGCCCGAAGAAactattttaagtattttactgTCGTTTCGCTTGAATGCTCGCTAAAACGCTCCTGCTTATTTTGTGAGCTTTCTTTAAGTACCTGTAATTTAACATTCACTAGAATTTATccatcttttattaaaaaattatacgTATATGATTCTGACACTGACAAATTCAATTATTAACTAACTTAATACCTAGGTGGTAGCATTATTTTATAAGGCAAACACAAACACGTCGTCAAGAGAC from Choristoneura fumiferana chromosome 25, NRCan_CFum_1, whole genome shotgun sequence carries:
- the Trc8 gene encoding TRC8 ring finger protein, with amino-acid sequence MSLRSRALALVEVLLRVPPLFVVDEFLKISLGLPVSGGDEVSILSNVTLDHVDVSDSDGNYYDANFYNAFVFTLMKFLVCCLGCMSALCIFVLYTKHLLIVYLYLMSVGLVFVSYWTNVSAIKQIQALTLAADSPHHSSSILEDILNLNTKNLLDLDGPSILVIQNFAIQFTLALLFKNVHLGPRNPPIQKLLPVSFMAPSFLAMLPVPPNLLHHSPVFSTLLPLFLVKYVLWSSADNVIHVIYAGYQYGRLFVSNYGLSALVETEWMRLNVPCVLRVFWVLRVAEHAILLLMDSYDDDIEEGLRVSTLLAVQSLASMAKSLLVTGCETITAVLGMTSVISFFCHYIGNFFQWILLTDEEEDKSIGTVSAILFYILALQTGLTSLNPEKRFIRLCRNFCLLFTALLHFLHNIVNPMLMSLSASHNPSTHRHVRALGVCAFLIIFPISLLVYLWSQHTISTWLLAVSAFSIEVIVKVVVSLMIYSLFLIDAYRSTFWEQLDDYVYYIRAFGNTIEFCFGIFLFFNGAWILLFESGGAIRAVMMCIHAYFNIWCEARAGWSVFMKRRTAVNKINSLREASADQLDTLDDVCAICYQEMHSAKITRCNHYFHGVCLRKWLYVQDRCPLCHDILYRIDNDASKDGSSEENTNNQNLVLEEQPELLLGEGVR